Proteins from one Leptospira neocaledonica genomic window:
- a CDS encoding fibronectin-binding protein — translation MFRNPKAKIIALFTVIALTVSFSYLSAQSLNVYGTYKVTGTNPNGSKYKGSVTITLNEDGSYNFEWSVGNSFSGTGTLSGNTLTVDWGDTYPVIYTVKNGGNRLEGTWGNGTGTEILSK, via the coding sequence ATGTTTAGAAATCCTAAAGCTAAAATTATAGCTTTATTTACCGTGATCGCTTTGACCGTTTCCTTCTCTTATTTGAGCGCTCAATCCTTGAACGTTTACGGAACTTATAAAGTGACGGGTACAAATCCAAATGGAAGCAAATATAAAGGAAGTGTTACTATCACTTTAAACGAGGATGGGTCTTACAATTTCGAATGGTCTGTAGGAAATAGTTTTTCTGGAACGGGCACTTTGAGCGGAAATACTTTAACAGTGGATTGGGGCGATACTTATCCTGTGATCTATACCGTAAAGAATGGAGGAAATAGATTAGAAGGTACTTGGGGAAATGGAACTGGTACTGAAATTCTTTCCAAATAA